One window from the genome of Bradyrhizobium xenonodulans encodes:
- a CDS encoding AMP-binding protein, translated as MLDLASSFMASAARDPHAIALVDGDLRLTYRQWYDKISALVASFDRLGLKPGDHVVTLLQNRWEAATLHGACQFAGLVITPINWRAKADELDYCIENAEACAIVYQDISAEAVQGSALSGKLLRVSVDPRTGDATSFADLIKDSASDAEPRVGADAWSIMLYTSGTTSRPKGVPRRHRAERAAAIAHVAQNLYGRGERTLGVMPLYHTMGVRSLLAMSLIGGRFICLPRYDSRQALALIEKEEITNLYLVPTLYHDLVHHEAFARTDVSSVRKLGFAGASMTDGLLKKLNEAFKPNLFVNHYGSSEIYTFTIDQNATAKPGSAGKAGLNQHVKVVRIGARSVTDLAAVGEEGEIIATLAGDEAFEGYWRRPEADAKSLREGWYFTGDTGLIDPDGDLFVTGRVDDMIITGGENVSPVEIESCLSLHPDVDEVAVVGVADEKWGKIVAAFVKRNRAVSDVELEQFCRTSGLANFKRPRRYVFVDAIPKSPVGKLLRRLLVAGEYEAERLPPSDAA; from the coding sequence ATGCTTGATCTCGCCAGCAGCTTCATGGCCAGCGCCGCGCGCGATCCCCATGCCATTGCCTTGGTCGACGGCGATCTCCGCCTGACCTACCGGCAATGGTACGACAAGATCTCCGCGCTGGTGGCCTCGTTCGACCGCCTCGGCCTCAAGCCCGGCGATCACGTCGTCACGCTGCTGCAAAACCGCTGGGAGGCCGCGACGCTGCACGGGGCCTGCCAGTTCGCAGGCCTCGTGATCACGCCGATCAACTGGCGCGCCAAGGCTGACGAGCTCGATTACTGCATCGAGAACGCCGAAGCCTGCGCGATCGTCTATCAGGACATCTCCGCCGAGGCCGTGCAGGGCTCGGCGCTATCAGGCAAGCTCCTGCGCGTGTCGGTCGATCCCCGCACCGGCGATGCCACCAGCTTCGCCGATCTGATCAAAGACAGCGCATCGGACGCCGAGCCGCGCGTCGGCGCCGATGCGTGGTCGATCATGCTCTACACTTCAGGGACGACCTCGCGTCCGAAGGGCGTGCCGCGTCGCCATCGCGCCGAGCGGGCCGCGGCGATCGCCCATGTCGCGCAAAACCTCTACGGTCGCGGCGAGCGCACGCTCGGCGTGATGCCGCTCTACCACACCATGGGCGTCCGGTCGCTGCTGGCGATGTCGCTGATCGGCGGCCGTTTCATTTGCCTGCCGCGCTATGACAGCCGCCAGGCGCTGGCGCTGATCGAGAAAGAAGAAATCACCAATCTCTATCTGGTGCCGACGCTCTATCACGATCTCGTCCATCACGAGGCCTTTGCCAGAACCGACGTCTCCAGCGTGCGTAAGCTCGGCTTTGCCGGTGCGTCGATGACCGACGGCCTGCTGAAGAAGCTGAACGAGGCGTTCAAGCCGAACCTGTTCGTCAACCATTACGGCAGCTCCGAGATCTACACCTTTACGATCGACCAGAACGCGACGGCAAAGCCCGGCTCGGCCGGCAAGGCCGGCCTGAACCAGCACGTGAAAGTCGTACGCATCGGTGCGAGATCGGTCACCGACCTTGCGGCGGTCGGCGAGGAGGGCGAGATCATCGCGACGCTGGCCGGCGACGAGGCCTTCGAAGGCTATTGGCGCCGCCCCGAAGCCGATGCCAAGTCGCTGCGTGAGGGCTGGTACTTCACCGGCGACACGGGCCTCATTGATCCCGACGGCGATCTCTTCGTCACCGGCCGCGTCGACGACATGATCATTACCGGCGGCGAGAACGTCTCGCCGGTCGAGATCGAAAGCTGCCTGTCGCTGCATCCTGATGTCGACGAGGTCGCGGTGGTCGGCGTTGCCGATGAGAAGTGGGGCAAAATCGTCGCCGCCTTCGTCAAGCGCAACCGCGCCGTCTCCGATGTCGAGTTGGAGCAGTTCTGCCGCACCTCGGGCCTCGCCAATTTCAAGCGGCCGCGCCGCTACGTCTTCGTCGACGCGATTCCCAAATCGCCGGTCGGCAAGCTGCTACGGCGCCTGCTCGTCGCCGGAGAATACGAGGCCGAACGCCTGCCGCCGTCGGACGCCGCCTGA
- a CDS encoding (2Fe-2S)-binding protein — MTRLKADQRHAIRFSLNGQPVEAEAEPRMLLSDFLRHQLGATGTHVGCEHGVCGACTVVVDGMLTRSCLTLAAQVDGCELRTVEGLAPSADRLGVLQQAFRRNHALQCGFCTAGILMSLDHYLAKNPEPTEAEIRDLLSGHICRCTGYTPIIQAALEAAAKLASSKKETSDA, encoded by the coding sequence ATGACCCGGCTCAAGGCAGATCAGCGCCATGCCATTCGCTTCTCGCTCAACGGCCAGCCGGTCGAGGCGGAGGCCGAGCCGCGCATGCTGCTGTCCGATTTCCTGCGCCACCAGCTGGGCGCCACCGGCACCCATGTCGGCTGCGAGCACGGCGTCTGCGGCGCCTGCACTGTCGTCGTCGACGGCATGCTGACGAGGTCCTGCCTGACGCTGGCGGCGCAGGTCGATGGCTGCGAGCTGAGGACAGTCGAAGGGCTCGCGCCTTCGGCCGACCGGCTCGGCGTGCTGCAACAGGCGTTCCGCCGCAACCACGCACTTCAATGCGGCTTTTGCACCGCCGGCATTTTGATGTCGCTCGACCACTATCTCGCGAAGAATCCGGAACCGACCGAGGCGGAGATCCGCGATCTCCTCAGCGGCCATATCTGCCGCTGTACCGGCTACACCCCGATCATTCAAGCGGCGCTCGAAGCCGCCGCAAAACTCGCATCATCCAAAAAAGAGACGTCCGATGCTTGA
- a CDS encoding enoyl-CoA hydratase/isomerase family protein, translating to MPSPYTFADPRLAKLDGFKVELDEAHERADIILGRPPYNVVAMPQRDQLRLTFETLDEDPRVRIIVVRGEGEHFSSGGNIGGFMEASPEHVSKLAWNIAAPARCAKPVIVANRGYCFGVGFELSLACDFRIASETTQYALPEQKLGQIPGSGGSARLQKMVGITRTKDIVMRSKRISAKQAYEWGIATECVPDAELEKATDKLVDELRTFSPLAQRTAKKLLNDTEDSTLAIAIELEGHCYSRLRQSDDFKEGVEAFNTKRPPRFTGR from the coding sequence ATGCCGTCGCCCTACACATTCGCTGATCCCCGGCTCGCCAAGCTCGACGGGTTCAAGGTCGAGCTCGACGAAGCGCATGAGCGCGCCGACATCATCCTTGGGAGGCCGCCCTACAACGTCGTGGCGATGCCGCAGCGCGACCAGCTGCGGCTGACCTTCGAGACGCTGGATGAGGATCCGCGCGTGCGCATCATCGTGGTGCGCGGCGAGGGTGAGCATTTCTCCAGCGGCGGCAATATCGGCGGCTTCATGGAGGCGAGCCCGGAGCACGTCTCCAAGCTCGCCTGGAACATCGCCGCGCCCGCGCGCTGCGCGAAACCCGTCATCGTCGCCAACCGCGGCTATTGCTTCGGCGTCGGCTTCGAGCTGTCGCTCGCCTGCGACTTCCGCATCGCGTCCGAGACGACGCAATACGCACTCCCGGAGCAGAAGCTGGGGCAGATCCCGGGCTCGGGCGGCTCGGCCCGCTTGCAGAAAATGGTCGGTATCACCCGAACCAAGGACATCGTGATGCGCTCCAAGCGCATCTCGGCCAAGCAGGCCTACGAGTGGGGCATCGCCACCGAATGCGTGCCGGACGCCGAGCTGGAAAAGGCGACCGACAAGCTGGTCGATGAATTGCGCACCTTCTCGCCGCTGGCGCAGCGCACGGCCAAGAAGCTGCTCAACGACACCGAGGATTCGACGCTCGCCATCGCGATCGAGCTCGAAGGCCATTGCTACAGCCGCCTGCGCCAGTCGGACGACTTCAAGGAAGGCGTCGAGGCCTTCAACACCAAGCGTCCGCCGAGATTCACCGGCCGCTGA
- a CDS encoding xanthine dehydrogenase family protein molybdopterin-binding subunit, whose protein sequence is MVQAAVQSAHSVDQSGDRPWVGRSIERVEDAALLSGRGRFIDDLGGAPGTLHATILRSPHAHADILSIDVEAATRLPGVAAVLTGTDVKAVTTSLVVGVKAPVECWPIAMDRVRYVGEPVAVVVATDRARAEDAAELINVEYRPRDAVVDPLGALVTGAPVLHDGFPGNLASERAFRYGDPEKAFADAPHRFSVDIRYPRNSCTPIETYGVVASHDSGEDAYEVLANFQGPFSIHTVIARALKVPGNRLRLRTPPESGGSFGVKQGVFPYIVLIAAAARITGRPVKWIEDRLEHLTASVSATNRATTLSAAVASDGKIHALDWDQVEDCGAHLRAPEPATLYRMHGNMTGAYDIRHVSIRNRVVVTNKTPTGLNRGFGGPQVYFALERLIQRIAIGLKLDPLDVIKRNLIDAGAFPYRTATGALLDSGNYQEAIARAVEQGRLAELKSRRDAARAQGRLYGIGFTAVVEPSVSNMGYITTVLTPAERRKAGPKNGAQATATVGLDPVGSVTVHVASVPQGQGHRTVLSQVVADVFGLQPKDIRVNTEIDTAKDAWSIASGNYASRFAAAVAGTAKLAAERVAGRLARIAASQLNVETADIVFAKGFVASKHNPENRIAFSRVAALSHWSPGSLPDDAGQTIRETMFWTPPELTPPDADDRINSSLCHGFIFDFCGVEVDPTTLETRIDRYVTMHDCGTILHPGMVNGQIRGGFAQALGAALYEEYAYAEDGSFLTGTLADYLLPTTTEVPEPEIFHMETPSPFTPLGAKGVGEGNCMSTPVCLANAVADALGIADITLPLVPARLAEMVRGAEPPPPAGGAAAAPVREGDRRLRGEGQASVKGAPEQVWAMLLDPATLQSVIPGCQRVDKVTDTHFRADVTLGIGPVSGRYRADVELFDLDPPRAVTLRGGATGALGFGNAEGRITLAPDGNGGTKLAYSYDAAIGGKVASIGGRLLDGATRVIIGQFFTALARKAGGGGAEGGGFSLFALLAKLASLFGGRR, encoded by the coding sequence ATGGTGCAGGCTGCGGTTCAATCCGCACATTCGGTTGACCAGAGTGGCGACAGGCCGTGGGTCGGGCGTTCGATCGAGCGCGTCGAGGATGCCGCGCTGCTCTCTGGCCGCGGCCGCTTCATCGACGATCTCGGCGGTGCGCCCGGCACGTTGCACGCGACGATTTTGCGCTCGCCGCATGCGCACGCCGATATTCTCTCGATTGACGTTGAAGCCGCCACGCGTCTGCCGGGCGTTGCCGCGGTTCTGACTGGCACCGACGTCAAGGCCGTCACCACGAGCCTCGTCGTCGGCGTGAAGGCGCCGGTCGAGTGCTGGCCCATTGCCATGGACCGCGTGCGCTATGTCGGCGAGCCCGTCGCCGTGGTCGTGGCCACTGACCGCGCCCGCGCCGAGGATGCGGCCGAACTCATCAACGTCGAATATCGTCCGCGGGACGCCGTCGTCGATCCGCTTGGTGCGCTCGTAACAGGTGCGCCTGTGCTGCATGACGGCTTTCCCGGCAATCTCGCCAGCGAACGGGCCTTCCGCTACGGCGATCCCGAGAAGGCCTTTGCGGATGCGCCGCATCGCTTCTCCGTCGACATCAGATATCCGCGAAATTCCTGCACGCCGATCGAGACCTACGGCGTCGTCGCCTCGCACGACTCCGGCGAGGACGCGTACGAGGTTCTCGCCAATTTCCAGGGCCCGTTCAGTATCCACACAGTCATTGCGCGTGCGTTAAAGGTGCCGGGCAATCGGCTGCGGCTGCGCACGCCGCCGGAGTCCGGCGGCAGCTTTGGCGTCAAGCAGGGCGTGTTTCCCTACATCGTGCTGATTGCCGCTGCCGCGCGAATCACCGGACGGCCGGTCAAATGGATCGAGGACCGGCTCGAGCATCTCACCGCCTCGGTCTCGGCGACCAACCGCGCGACGACCTTGTCGGCGGCCGTCGCAAGCGACGGTAAGATCCACGCGCTCGACTGGGATCAGGTCGAGGATTGCGGCGCGCATCTGCGTGCGCCCGAGCCGGCGACGCTCTATCGCATGCACGGCAATATGACGGGCGCCTATGACATCCGTCACGTCAGCATCCGCAACCGCGTCGTCGTCACCAACAAGACGCCGACCGGCCTCAACCGCGGTTTTGGGGGCCCGCAGGTCTATTTCGCGCTGGAGCGATTGATTCAGAGGATCGCGATCGGCCTCAAGCTCGATCCGCTCGATGTGATCAAGCGCAATCTGATCGACGCCGGCGCCTTTCCCTATCGCACCGCGACCGGCGCCTTGCTCGATTCCGGCAATTACCAGGAAGCCATCGCGCGCGCGGTCGAGCAGGGCAGGCTCGCGGAGCTTAAATCGCGGCGAGACGCGGCGCGGGCGCAGGGCCGGCTCTACGGCATCGGCTTCACCGCCGTGGTCGAGCCCAGCGTCTCCAACATGGGTTACATCACCACCGTGCTGACGCCGGCGGAGCGCCGCAAGGCCGGGCCGAAGAACGGCGCGCAGGCAACCGCGACGGTCGGGCTCGATCCGGTCGGCAGCGTTACGGTCCACGTCGCCTCGGTGCCGCAAGGGCAGGGCCATCGCACCGTGCTGTCGCAGGTCGTCGCCGATGTCTTCGGCCTCCAGCCAAAGGACATCCGCGTCAACACTGAGATCGATACCGCCAAGGATGCCTGGTCGATCGCCTCCGGCAACTACGCCAGCCGTTTCGCCGCAGCCGTGGCCGGCACCGCAAAGCTCGCGGCCGAGCGTGTCGCCGGCCGTCTCGCCCGCATCGCCGCCAGCCAGCTCAACGTCGAGACCGCTGACATCGTCTTCGCAAAAGGCTTCGTCGCCTCAAAGCACAATCCGGAGAACCGGATCGCGTTCTCGCGCGTCGCCGCCCTCAGCCACTGGTCGCCGGGCTCGCTGCCTGATGATGCCGGCCAGACCATCCGCGAGACAATGTTCTGGACGCCGCCGGAACTGACGCCGCCCGACGCGGACGACCGCATCAACTCCTCGCTCTGCCACGGCTTCATCTTCGATTTCTGCGGCGTCGAGGTCGATCCGACCACGCTGGAGACGCGCATCGACCGCTACGTCACCATGCACGATTGCGGCACCATTTTGCATCCCGGCATGGTCAACGGCCAGATCCGCGGCGGTTTTGCGCAGGCGCTCGGCGCCGCGCTCTACGAGGAATACGCCTATGCCGAGGATGGCAGCTTCCTGACGGGAACGCTGGCCGACTATCTGCTGCCGACCACGACGGAGGTGCCGGAGCCCGAGATCTTCCACATGGAGACGCCGTCGCCGTTCACGCCGCTTGGCGCCAAGGGCGTCGGCGAGGGCAATTGCATGTCGACGCCGGTCTGCCTCGCCAATGCGGTCGCGGATGCGCTTGGCATTGCCGATATCACCTTGCCGCTGGTCCCGGCGCGACTTGCAGAGATGGTGCGCGGTGCCGAGCCGCCGCCTCCCGCGGGCGGCGCGGCGGCCGCGCCTGTACGCGAAGGCGACCGGCGGCTGCGCGGCGAGGGGCAGGCGTCGGTGAAGGGCGCGCCGGAGCAGGTCTGGGCGATGCTGCTCGATCCCGCGACGCTGCAATCGGTCATTCCCGGCTGCCAGCGCGTCGACAAGGTCACGGACACGCATTTCCGCGCGGACGTTACGCTCGGTATCGGGCCCGTCAGCGGCCGCTACCGCGCCGACGTCGAGCTGTTCGACCTCGACCCGCCGCGCGCGGTCACCTTGCGTGGCGGTGCCACCGGCGCGCTCGGTTTTGGCAATGCCGAGGGACGCATCACGCTCGCGCCCGACGGCAATGGCGGGACCAAGCTGGCCTACAGCTATGACGCCGCCATCGGCGGCAAGGTAGCCAGCATCGGCGGCCGCCTGCTCGATGGCGCGACGCGCGTGATCATCGGCCAGTTCTTCACTGCGCTCGCCCGCAAGGCCGGCGGTGGTGGTGCGGAGGGCGGCGGTTTCTCGCTGTTCGCACTGCTGGCGAAGCTGGCCAGCCTGTTCGGAGGGCGTCGATGA
- a CDS encoding FAD binding domain-containing protein yields the protein MKPPAFDYLRAETVGDVLEGLAQQGGDARVLAGGQSLMAMLNMRLAKPKLLIDIMRLTELRRIERKGDAVVIGAGVRQADLLAWPDLAVALPLVAQALPWVGHVQTRSRGTICGSLAHADPSAEMPLALVALGGEVLLRSAKRRRRIAAKDFFAGMMLTARADDELIEGISLPVIKGSRVAFREVARRHGDFAIVACAAMKMPTGVRLAVGGVADVPTARGWPLLEGSALDDALNAFAYELGARDDVHATARYRRDLVRMIGRDLIGEVLQ from the coding sequence ATGAAGCCGCCCGCATTCGATTATCTCCGCGCCGAAACCGTCGGCGACGTCCTCGAAGGTTTGGCGCAGCAAGGCGGCGATGCCCGCGTGCTCGCCGGCGGGCAGTCGCTGATGGCGATGCTCAACATGCGTCTCGCCAAGCCAAAGCTGCTGATCGATATCATGCGTCTGACGGAGCTCCGCCGGATCGAGCGGAAGGGCGATGCCGTCGTGATCGGCGCCGGCGTGCGCCAGGCCGATCTGCTGGCCTGGCCCGATCTTGCCGTGGCGCTGCCGCTGGTGGCGCAGGCGCTGCCCTGGGTCGGGCACGTGCAGACCCGCAGCCGCGGCACCATCTGCGGCTCGCTGGCGCATGCCGATCCTAGCGCCGAGATGCCGCTCGCGCTGGTCGCGCTCGGTGGCGAAGTGCTCTTGCGTAGCGCCAAACGCCGCCGCCGCATCGCCGCAAAAGACTTCTTCGCCGGCATGATGCTCACCGCACGCGCCGACGACGAACTGATCGAGGGCATCTCGCTGCCCGTCATCAAGGGATCGCGCGTCGCCTTCCGCGAGGTCGCGCGCCGCCACGGCGATTTCGCCATCGTCGCCTGCGCCGCGATGAAGATGCCGACCGGCGTGCGTCTTGCCGTCGGCGGCGTCGCCGACGTGCCGACCGCGCGCGGCTGGCCGCTTCTGGAGGGCAGCGCGCTCGACGATGCGCTCAACGCCTTCGCCTACGAGCTCGGGGCCCGCGACGATGTCCACGCCACCGCGCGCTATCGTCGCGACCTCGTGCGTATGATCGGCCGCGACCTGATCGGCGAGGTGCTGCAATGA
- a CDS encoding MFS transporter: MAEMDMPVAGAQASADNKQMVNAIIASVLGWALDLFDLFILLYVAPVIGALFFPSSNAALSLAAVYGSFAVTLLMRPLGSAVFGHYADVHGRKQAMLIAIVGVGLSTAAFGLLPTIAQVGVIAPIIFLVLRLVQGIFVGGVVASTHTIGTESVPANWRGAMSGLVGGGGAGIGALLASFIFLITSSIFPGDAFAVWGWRCMFFSGLLSSLLGWFIFRNLEESPYFKELKRQQGNKQAKVSKAPVKDVFSGEYRGVLLINLLITFGGGAGYYLTSGYLPSFLKVINAVPNQTSSLILMGASVSAFFSAVLVGALSDRIGRKKTFLLIGVLAAVLLPLCYLNLAATKDTTQITLLALAIAFIGNAGYAPVLIFLNERFPTALRASGTGLSWNIGFALGGMMPTFVSLVSGSPAEIPMSLAYFAVGVFVIYLIGAVVIPETKGNFR, encoded by the coding sequence ATGGCTGAGATGGATATGCCGGTCGCGGGTGCGCAAGCATCGGCGGATAACAAGCAAATGGTCAATGCGATCATCGCATCGGTGCTCGGATGGGCACTCGATCTGTTCGATTTGTTCATTCTGCTCTACGTGGCGCCTGTTATCGGCGCGCTGTTCTTTCCGTCGAGCAATGCTGCGCTGTCGCTGGCGGCGGTCTACGGCTCGTTCGCAGTGACGCTTCTGATGCGTCCGCTCGGCTCGGCGGTGTTCGGACATTATGCCGACGTGCACGGCCGCAAGCAGGCCATGCTGATCGCCATCGTCGGCGTCGGCCTCAGCACCGCGGCGTTCGGCCTGCTGCCGACCATCGCCCAGGTCGGCGTGATCGCGCCGATCATCTTCCTGGTCCTGCGCCTCGTGCAGGGCATCTTCGTCGGCGGCGTCGTGGCCTCCACCCATACGATCGGCACGGAATCGGTGCCGGCGAATTGGCGCGGCGCGATGTCGGGACTGGTCGGTGGCGGCGGCGCCGGCATCGGCGCGCTGCTGGCGTCCTTCATCTTCCTGATCACGTCCTCGATCTTCCCCGGCGATGCCTTCGCGGTGTGGGGCTGGCGCTGCATGTTCTTCTCGGGCCTTTTGAGCTCACTGCTCGGCTGGTTCATCTTCCGCAACCTCGAGGAGTCGCCTTACTTCAAGGAGCTCAAGCGCCAGCAGGGCAACAAGCAAGCGAAGGTCTCGAAGGCGCCGGTCAAGGACGTGTTCTCGGGCGAGTATCGCGGCGTCCTGCTGATCAACCTGCTCATCACCTTCGGCGGCGGTGCGGGCTATTACCTCACCTCCGGCTATCTTCCGAGCTTCCTGAAGGTGATCAACGCGGTCCCGAACCAGACCTCGTCGCTGATCCTGATGGGCGCGAGCGTGTCGGCGTTCTTCTCCGCGGTGCTGGTGGGCGCGCTGAGCGACCGCATCGGCCGCAAGAAGACGTTCCTGCTGATCGGCGTCCTGGCAGCGGTGCTGCTGCCGCTGTGCTATCTCAATCTCGCGGCGACCAAGGACACGACCCAGATCACGCTTCTTGCGCTCGCGATCGCCTTCATCGGCAATGCCGGCTATGCGCCGGTGCTGATCTTCCTGAACGAGCGTTTCCCGACCGCGCTGCGCGCGAGCGGCACGGGCCTGTCCTGGAACATCGGCTTTGCGCTGGGCGGCATGATGCCGACCTTCGTCTCGCTGGTGAGCGGTAGCCCCGCGGAAATACCGATGTCCCTGGCGTACTTCGCGGTCGGCGTGTTCGTGATCTATTTGATCGGTGCGGTCGTGATCCCCGAGACCAAGGGCAACTTCCGCTGA